One window of Triticum dicoccoides isolate Atlit2015 ecotype Zavitan chromosome 5A, WEW_v2.0, whole genome shotgun sequence genomic DNA carries:
- the LOC119297478 gene encoding outer membrane protein H.8-like, which translates to MARRTALILAALLLVALAVAPLANAKKAAKEEKSSDAPSADAPAADSPAEGPSDGPAAAPGPEGIAGLSPDNDDNDDK; encoded by the coding sequence ATGGCCCGCCGCACGGCCCTCATCCTCGCCGCGCTCCTCCTCGTCGCACTGGCCGTCGCGCCGTTGGCCAATGCCAAGAAGGCCGCCAAGGAGGAGAAGTCCTCCGACGCCCCCTCGGCCGACGCGCCGGCCGCCGACTCGCCCGCGGAGGGGCCCTCCGACGGACCGGCGGCTGCCCCCGGGCCCGAGGGCATCGCCGGCCTCTCGCCCgacaacgacgacaacgacgacaagTGA
- the LOC119297479 gene encoding uncharacterized protein LOC119297479, translated as MSRALALAALLLLAALAAAPLAAADSSPESIPFAKEVAGGAEAAKSAGTQAASAVAGGATPPVDPDPTSGIKADPAPARR; from the coding sequence ATGTCTCGCGCGCTCGCCCTCGCGGCCCTCCtgctgctcgccgccctcgccgcggcgccgctcgccgccgcggACAGCAGCCCGGAGTCCATCCCCTTCGCCAAGGAGGTCGCCGGCGGGGCCGAGGCGGCCAAGAGCGCCGGCACCCAGGCCGCCTCGGCGGTCGCCGGGGGCGCTACCCCGCCCGTGGACCCCGACCCGACCAGCGGCATCAAGGCCGACCCCGCGCCCGCCAGGCGCTGA
- the LOC119301935 gene encoding fasciclin-like arabinogalactan protein 1, with protein MRCLRLAVALLLLVALPLAAAAGAKAKAPAAPPNATVAMAKGGCKAFAALIAASPDAASTYDAAASGGMTVFCPSDDAVASFMPRYKNLTADGKASLLLFHAVPVYYSPGSLKANNGVMNTLATDGSARNYNFTLQNEGNVVTIKTGASGAVARVRSTLLDTDPVAVYAVDRVFQPVELFKPAPSPTPAPAPAPAADAPKAGKGGAARHRSPPAVADAPGPEADDTAPADQKKDSKKSAAAGAPRVRWLAAALAAVAVASTLA; from the coding sequence ATGCGGTGCCTGCGCCTCGCCGTCGCCCTGCTCTTGCTCGTCGCGCTGCCCCTCGCGGCCGCCGCGGGGGCCAAGGCCAAGGCGCCGGCCGCGCCGCCGAACGCCACGGTGGCGATGGCCAAGGGCGGGTGCAAGGCCTTCGCGGCCCTGATCGCGGCCTCGCCCGACGCGGCGTCCACCTACGACGCGGCCGCGAGCGGCGGCATGACGGTCTTCTGCCCCTCCGACGACGCCGTGGCGTCCTTCATGCCCCGCTACAAGAACCTCACCGCCGACGGCAAGGCGTCGCTGCTGCTCTTCCACGCCGTCCCCGTCTACTACTCGCCGGGGAGCCTCAAGGCCAATAACGGCGTCATGAACACGCTCGCCACCGACGGCTCCGCCCGCAACTACAACTTCACGCTGCAGAACGAGGGCAACGTCGTCACCATCAAGACGGGCGCCTCCGGGGCCGTCGCGCGGGTCAGGTCCACGCTGCTCGACACGGACCCCGTGGCCGTCTACGCCGTCGACAGGGTGTTCCAGCCCGTCGAGCTGTTCAAGCCCGCGCCGTCCCCGACCCCCGCGCCCGCGCCCGCCCCGGCGGCCGACGCGCCCAAGGCCGGCAAGGGCGGCGCCGCGCGCCACCGCTCGCCCCCCGCCGTCGCGGACGCACCCGGGCCCGAGGCCGACGACACCGCCCCGGCGGACCAGAAGAAGGACTCCAAGAAGAGCGCGGCCGCCGGCGCGCCGCGCGTCCGGTGGCTCGCCGCGGCGCTGGCGGCCGTGGCCGTGGCCTCCACGCTGgcttag